A window of the Planococcus citri chromosome 4, ihPlaCitr1.1, whole genome shotgun sequence genome harbors these coding sequences:
- the chb gene encoding CLIP-associating protein 1-B: MSNVTPNDMNSFLEKITNTTDTKMKLFICSKLLTYLADSSNSIVCQDIGLFIDTLVGWLQSSNFKLIQIDLDILTELVNRMRADFQPYLTTLVPPLVDKLGDSKDTIREKALNLFRKLVEQDVVTLQNLFDKIAVACFSHKNSNVREQIMHLLMLVLDEYGASSLCISKLVPHIVKLLSDPNAAVRATAFDTLCHIYKYVGERLRLDLQKKYSIPHNKLPALMTRFDEIKATADDSLSSIFQSLKVEDETDQSDKSSMKSYNSISASRPPITPSSLGLSSMSTKSKLSSFRKPNGTNNQAGAIDEDTFLNSFEDVPTVQIFSSRDLEDNLRKYHNIIENVNEDWSKRVDSLKKIRSLVVAGALKYEEFYLHLNSLLPPFHASLKDLRSQVIREACITVAYLSKNLASKFDHFAESVLSSLINLIQNSAKVIASSALICIRFLLQYTHTSRLIPIIANNLNSKSKEIRKACCEFIYLILQTWHTNSMERHASTIQEAIKKGIADADADARAHSRNAYREFSNHFPDLGESLKNSLDYPYRKLLNSNSNSGSSTSLSRIPAVSNISVRSNSAIDLQAVKRAKTRAHYAALARQKFGNSGVASPRTTKNLTTPQSNDQRVGRTKSRISISQPTSRSGSPSSRLSYTNYLCSSGSISRSSKRNLKPTSAQKILQQSREAETELAATLGSPSSYSFKLSRGLDDHSDESETSSICSEHSFDSYRRPSDTMSWNGSQHRLYRDYREPTLKDIGEIIANCENAHWNERREGLQSLQYYLQDGNKLELSDLKRIMDVFTKIFNDPHIKVFSLFLDSLNEVIRSHNEDLCYCLHLLLTRLFNKLGTDLLNSVYSKIMKTLDIVFESFPAELQLQSVFRFLVDPTQTPNSRVKLAALNYIIKLTTVVDPCNAFSSNTIDASKDYPTMALEKMVSWTMTDNLKIGPELRRVARETVLALFNLHPSQVTRRFSTMSKDLQEAAATICKNRSFSSDNDYSRSSDTIDTSTPNTLYSCSSGGGGSGSVGRTKFTLDREHLTPYDNGIGTAEKDRSIAEYQIKDNDVLKTCIEELSHCPAENLSHRRELINKITSVVQNSPSDVIISNFKSLLLTICSLLVPNESPTVKELSFNLLQIIAKRKTVTFLLKNISDLVITKTIALANDSSKDVVKAAENCAITLATFLPAESVIRVVVPLITSEDPPAKLVAIKMLTRTVECSDGAIAMAEIDHIMNALLSAYNDDESPIRKAAVFCMVALHKQSEEMKACLEPYFNRLQGAKLKLLQLYIRRAEQGSSIPTSPKNQ; this comes from the exons ATGTCGAACGTAACACCAAACGATATGAACAGTTTTTTAGAGAAGATTACCAATACGACGGATACGAAGATGAAATTGTTTATCTGCTCGAAACTGTTAACGTATTTGGCAGATTCGAGTAATTCTATAGTATGCCAGGATATTGGATTATTTATTGATACACTGGTCGGCTGGTTACAGAGcagtaattttaaattgattcaaattgatTTGGATATATTGACGGAGCTCGTGAACCGTATGAGAGCAGACTTCCAACCATACTTGACTACGTTAGTACCTCCGCTAGTTGATAAATTAGGTGACAGCAAAGATACTATACGTGAAAAAGCTCTAAATTTGTTTCGCAAATTAGTAGAACAAGATGTTGTAACGTTACAAAACCTATTCGATAAAATCGCCGTCGCGTGTTTTTCGCATAAAAACAGTAACGTACGCGAACAAATCATGCATCTGTTGATGCTGGTATTGGACGAATATGGTGCTTCTTCGTTGTGTATTTCTAAACTAGTGCCGCATATAGTGAAATTATTAAGCGATCCGAATGCCGCAGTTCGTGCTACCGCTTTCGATACGTTGTGTCATATTTACAAATACGTCGGCGAACGTTTAAGGTTGGATTTACAAAAGAAGTATTCTATTCCGCATAATAAACTTCCGGCTCTAATGACCAGGTTTGACGAAATCAAAGCCACAGCTGACGATAGTTTATCATCtatatttcaaagtttaaaagtCGAAGACGAAACAGATCAAAGTGATAAAAGTTCTATGAAATCGTACAATTCGATATCGGCTAGTCGTCCTCCGATCACACCATCTAGTTTAGGTTTATCTTCGATGTCAACGAAAAGTAAACTTTCATCGTTTCGAAAACCAAACGGTACGAATAACCAAGCCGGAGCTATCGACGAAGATACCTTTTTGAACAGCTTCGAAGACGTGCCCACGGTACAGATATTCAGCTCTAGAGATCTCGAAGATAATTTACGAAAGTACCATAACATCATCGAAAACGTCAACGAAGATTGGAGCAAACGTGtcgattcgttgaaaaaaatccgttCTTTGGTAGTGGCCGGCGCTTTAAAATACGAAGAGTTTTATTTACATTTAAATTCATTGTTACCGCCGTTTCACGCGTCTTTGAAAGATCTGCGATCTCAGGTTATTCGCGAAGCTTGCATAACCGTCGCGTATTTATCGAAAAATCTCGCTTCCAAGTTCGACCATTTCGCAGAATCAGTATTAAGtagtttaattaatttaattcaaaattcggCTAAAGTAATCGCGTCTTCGGCGTTAATATGTATTCGTTTCTTATTACAGTACACTCACACGTCTCGTTTAATTCCAATTATAGCTAATAATCTCAATTCCAAATCCAAAGAAATTAGAAAAGCCTGCTGTGAATTTATCTATTTAATATTACAAACGTGGCATACGAATTCGATGGAGAGGCACGCGTCAACCATACAAGAAGCTATCAAAAAAGGTATCGCCGATGCGGACGCGGATGCTCGAGCCCATTCCAGAAACGCGTACCGAGAATTTTCCAACCATTTTCCAGATCTCGGTGAAAGTCTGAAGAATTCCTTAGACTACCCGTATCGTAAATTATTGAATTCCAATTCGAATAGCGGTTCTAGTACATCGCTCAGTCGTATACCAGCCGTTTCGAATATCTCAGTCAGATCGAACAGTGCCATAGATCTACAAGCGGTCAAAAGAGCCAAAACCAGAGCTCACTACGCGGCGTTGGCTCGTCAAAAGTTTGGAAATTCCGGCGTAGCCAGTCCCAGAACCACCAAAAATTTAACCACTCCTCAGTCAAACGATCAAAGGGTCGGTCGTACCAAAAGTCGAATTTCAATATCGCAGCCAACTAGTCGTTCCGGTTCGCCATCCTCCAGATTGAGTTATACCAATTATTTATGCAGCAGTGGAAGTATTTCGAG ATCCTCGAAACGTAATCTAAAACCAACGTCAGCTCAAAAGATCCTTCAACAGAGTCGCGAGGCTGAAACCGAACTAGCAGCAACTTTAGGCTCGCCGTCGTCGTATTCGTTTAAACTATCGAGAGGTCTAGACGATCACAGCGATGAAAGCGAAACGTCCAGCATCTGCTCCGAACACTCTTTCGATTCGTATCGTCGACCATCCGATACAATGTCGTGGAACGGATCGCAGCATCGGCTGTACCGAGACTACCGAGAACCGACGCTAAAAGATATCGGCGAAATCATCGCCAACTGCGAAAACGCTCATTGGAACGAGAGACGCGAAGGTCTACAAAGTCTTCAGTACTACTTGCAGGACGGCAATAAATTGGAATTATCGGATTTAAAACGTATTATGGACGTGTTTACGAAAATCTTCAACGATCCGCATATTAAAGTATTCAGCTTATTTTTAGACTCGTTGAACGAGGTAATTCGTAGCCATAACGAAGACCTGTGTTATTGTCTACATCTGCTGCTGACCAGGCTGTTCAACAAGCTGGGCACCGATTTACTCAACTCGGTGTATTCGAAGATCATGAAAACTTTAGATATCGTATTCGAATCGTTTCCGGCCGAGTTACAGTTGCAAtctgtttttcgttttttggtcgACCCAACTCAGACGCCTAATTCGCGCGTTAAATTAGCCGCTTTGAATTACATCATTAAGCTAACCACAGTCGTAGATCCGTGCAACGCTTTCAGCTCGAATACCATCGATGCCAGCAAAGATTACCCGACCATGGCGCTGGAAAAGATGGTCAGCTGGACGATGACggataatttgaaaatcggACCGGAGCTGCGTCGCGTAGCTCGCGAAACTGTATTAGCCTTGTTCAATCTGCATCCTTCGCAGGTCACTCGAAGGTTCTCCACCATGTCGAAAGATCTGCAAGAGGCAGCGGCGACCATATGCAAGAATCGTAGCTTTAGCAGCGATAACGATTACTCGAGATCGAGCGATACCATCGATACGTCGACGCCGAACACATTGTACAGCTGTAGCAGCGGCGGAGGGGGTAGTGGCAGCGTCGGTAGGACCAAGTTTACCTTAGATAGGGAACATTTGACGCCGTACGATAACGGAATCGGGACCGCGGAGAAAGACAGAAGCATCGCCGAATACCAAATCAAAGATAACGACGTGTTGAAAACGTGCATCGAAGAATTATCGCATTGCCCGGCCGAAAACCTATCGCATCGTAGGGAATTAATTAACAAGATCACGTCCGTCGTGCAAAACAGCCCGTCCGATGTGATCATCAGTAATTTTAAATCACTGCTGTTGACCATCTGCAGCCTTCTGGTGCCCAACGAATCGCCGACCGTTAAAGAATTATCGTTTAATTTATTGCAAATCATAGCCAAAAGGAAAACGGTCacgtttttgttgaaaaacatcAGCGATTTGGTTATCACGAAGACGATCGCGTTGGCCAACGATTCCTCCAAGGATGTGGTGAAAGCGGCCGAAAATTGTGCCATAACTTTGGCTACCTTCCTGCCAGCCGAATCGGTCATCAGGGTTGTTGTACCACTGATCACCTCCGAAGACCCGCCAGCCAAATTGGTGGCCATCAAAATGCTCACCAGAACCGTAGAATGCTCCGACGGAGCGATAGCAATGGCTGAAATTGACCATATCATGAACGCCCTGCTGTCAGCCTACAACGACGACGAATCACCTATTCGAAAAGCAGCTGTGTTTTGTATGGTCGCCTTACATAAGCAATCCGAAGAAATGAAAGCTTGTCTAGAACCTTATTTTAATCGATTACAAGGAGCTAAGCTCAAATTGTTGCAGTTATACATTCGAAGAGCCGAACAAGGTTCTTCGATTCCTACATCTCCTAAAAACCAATAA
- the LOC135846049 gene encoding zinc finger protein 184-like: MHKFEDVYLRNEFDAENELNLFEPECIITDNPISVKEIDYSTVEEEHDFDDKTDLQDYRFLDQTIWNVNFNSHHIDNKDCNSINNGFTSSQNTFDFANFNEPSLSSEQMADLDHIQMHSIFAPEKRNKPKEVFTKCQHCEKFVIIRMCPETGDYSKCKYCFNVPFSCETTTTSIALEVSESISKPIVKQPRKEPPPVPCKNDSSFKCDFCGKLFTRNWYLKQHIKLHSNEKPFSCNHCDKRFLNSSNLKQHLKTHSVEYRCCLCDKTYISIESLRLHAEKHTNESSKKQNGSVKNDAECKPLTCNYCNERFTSFDELKAHAVSHTKDMPFQCDKCDRGFRYNGALIKHKKIHDSEFLNKSKNAKNEPETVQQ, from the exons ATGCACAAATTCGAAGACGTCTATTTGAGAAACGAATTCGACGCTGAAAACGAATTAAATCTGTTTGAACCAGAATGCATCATAACAGATAATCCTATCAGTGTAAAAGAAATCGATTATTCGACCGTTGAA GAAGAGCATGATTTCGACGATAAAACTGATCTTCAAGACTATCGATTTCTCGATCAAACCATTTGGAATGTCAATTTTAATTCTCACCACATAGATAACAAAGACTGTAATAGTATCAACAATGGATTCACCTCTAGTCAAAACACTTTCGATTTTGCCAACTTCAACGAACCTAGTCTATCTTCGGAGCAAATg GCTGATTTGGATCATATACAAATGCACTCGATATTCGCGCCTGAAAAACGCAACAAACCGAAAGAAGTATTCACAAAATGTCAACATTGTGAGAAATTTGTCATTATTCGTATGTGCCCGGAAACAGGAGACTACTCCAAGTGTAAATATTGTTTCAATGTTCCATTCAGCTGTGAAACAACCACAACCAGTATTGCTCTAGAAGTATCTGAAAGCATATCTAAACCTATCGTTAAACAACCTCGTAAAGAACCTCCTCCTGTACCTTGTAAAAATGACTCTTCATTTAAATGTGACTTCTGCGGCAAACTTTTCACTCGTAATTGGTATTTAAAACAACATATTAAATTACATTCGAACGAAAAGCCATTTTCGTGTAATCATTGTGATAAAAGATTCTTGAatagttcaaatttaaaacaacATTTAAAAACGCATTCGGTCGAATATCGTTGTTGTCTTTGTGATAAAACTTACATTAGTATAGAATCGTTGAGATTACACGCTGAAAAACACACCAACGAGTCGAGTAAAAAGCAAAACGGTTCTGTAAAAAATGACGCCGAGTGTAAACCATTGACTTGTAATTATTGTAACGAGCGGTTTACTTCGTTCGATGAACTTAAAGCACATGCTGTAAGTCATACTAAAGATATGCCATTTCAATGTGACAAATGTGATAGAGGGTTTAGGTATAATGGTGCTCTGATTAAGCATAAGAAAATTCACGATAGCGAATTTCTTAATAAATCGAAGAACGCTAAGAATGAACCAGAGACTGTCCAACAATAA
- the LOC135846050 gene encoding replication protein A 70 kDa DNA-binding subunit-like has protein sequence MDYDFGICMDLELESTVSSDSSSSSFSSSNSSVFYNDLDCYVIVEESSPTAIRKLNLFTTYSNPNWFVKALVINKSNVRSYHNHRQGKYFTLELSDGSATIRAVAFNGACDKFCNVIEVNKTYLISGCQIQQANRMYNQLPHKYELVLQRSSQIEPYLENTSAQGEKGTELPLIKTWTLIDLAREQLKKITKKLYHVEATVLDIDIPIDKVVYEGCPRSECKKKVVRRDNLGFYCVKCDETYPNFEYRYMLKVYIADWTGKLKLTLFEVADEFLGISAPAIVELCHTNYANYEIFLKKRLYDRLTFVVAAEMKEYNDQDHVDGVCCNYYPIDYRNSTRGLLRTHAKTE, from the exons ATGGATTACGATTTCGGCATTTGTATGGACCTGGAATTAGAGTCAACAGTATCTTCTGATAGCAGTTCTAGCTCTTTTTCATCTTCGAACTCCAGCGTTTTTTACAATG ATCTCGATTGCTATGTTATTGTGGAGGAGTCGAGTCCAACAGCTATCAGAAAGTTGAATCTTTTCACTACATACTCAAATCCAAATTGGTTCGTTAAAGCGCTAGTTATAAATAAATCGAATGTACGCTCGTACCATAATCACCGGCAAGGTAAATATTTTACCCTCGAGCTCAGCGATGGTTCCGCCACTATAAGGGCGGTAGCTTTTAACGGAGCTTGCGACAAGTTTTGCAATGTCATAGAG GTGAATAAAACGTACTTGATCAGCGGCTGCCAAATACAGCAGGCTAATAGGATGTATAACCAACTTCCTCATAAATACGAATTAGTCCTACAAAGATCTTCGCAAATCGAACCTTATCTTGAAAATACTAGCGCCCAAGGTGAAAAAGGAACTGAATTAC CTTTAATCAAGACTTGGACATTGATTGATCTCGCCCGCGAACAGCtcaagaaaattacaaaaaaattgtaccacgTTGAAGCAACTGTCCTTGACATAGACATACCCATTGATAAAGTCGTTTATGAAGGATGTCCGCGATCAGaatgtaagaaaaaa gtTGTACGTCGTGATAATCTGGGATTTTATTGTGTAAAATGCGATGAAACGTATCCAAATTTTGAGTATAGATACATGCTAAAG GTTTATATAGCAGATTGGACTGGAAAGTTGAAGTTAACGTTATTCGAGGTGGCGGATGAGTTTTTGGGTATAAGTGCTCCTGCCATTGTGGAATTGTGCCACACCAATTATGccaattatgaaatttttttgaagaaacgaCTTTATGATAGGCTTACCTTTGTAGTGGCAGCTGAAATGAAGGAGTATAAT gatcaAGATCATGTTGATGGTGTCTGTTGCAACTACTACCCGATCGATTATCGGAATTCGACCCGAGGACTATTGCGAACTCATGCGAAGACTGAATGA